Proteins encoded together in one Solanum lycopersicum chromosome 7, SLM_r2.1 window:
- the LOC101247233 gene encoding methyl-CpG-binding domain-containing protein 11, with amino-acid sequence MSSSVEMNEVVSIELPAPNGWLKRFLPKKGGTPKKNEIVFTAPTGEEITTKKQLQQYLKSHPGGPAITEFDWGSGEAPRRSTRITGKAKTAPLAAESVTPTKRSRKSSASKKDVKDKKEQEETEAAKDVDMPEADKQEKDGVSVEAEKHEKDAVAVEAGKHEKDAAAVEAEKVVVQKHDEGKDENKEEMPSTDVGIVKENQAKQTSQGQTEDGPSKDDAVEKDVQMADHAAEKDSKMADHTAAKDVQMADHAAEKKDEMHSSGVDVVEENQAEKMGEGQKAGDGPSKEAEVEKDDKMSDCVAEKKDETSDVDAVKSDDPTEDGKAEDAPADVSAADKNVGDAFMVKEVPIGKAADEAEATDNGINTDEINP; translated from the coding sequence TTTCTGCCTAAGAAAGGAGGGACGCCAAAGAAAAATGAGATCGTGTTTACTGCACCAACAGGGGAGGAGATTACTACAAAGAAACAGTTGCAGCAGTACCTGAAGTCTCACCCTGGTGGTCCTGCAATCACTGAGTTTGACTGGGGAAGTGGGGAAGCTCCAAGAAGATCCACAAGGATCACTGGAAAGGCAAAGACAGCTCCACTTGCAGCAGAAAGTGTGACTCCAACAAAGCGAAGCAGAAAATCTTCAGCTTCTAAGAAGGATGTGAAAGACAAAAAAGAACAGGAAGAAACTGAGGCAGCAAAGGATGTTGACATGCCAGAAGCTGACAAACAGGAAAAGGATGGTGTGTCTGTGGAAGCTGAAAAACATGAAAAGGATGCTGTGGCTGTGGAAGCTGGAAAACATGAAAAGGATGCTGCGGCTGTGGAAGCTGAAAAGGTGGTCGTACAGAAACATGACGAGGGAAAAGATGAAAACAAGGAAGAAATGCCTTCTACTGATGTCGGTATTGTGAAGGAGAACCAAGCTAAACAGACAAGTCAAGGCCAAACTGAAGATGGTCCTTCCAAAGATGATGCTGTTGAGAAGGATGTTCAAATGGCTGATCATGCTGCTGAGAAGGACTCCAAAATGGCTGATCATACTGCTGCGAAGGATGTCCAAATGGCTGATCATGCAGCTGAGAAGAAAGATGAAATGCATTCTTCTGGTGTTGATGTTGTGGAGGAGAACCAAGCTGAAAAAATGGGTGAAGGCCAAAAGGCAGGAGATGGTCCTTCTAAAGAGGCTGAGGTTGAGAAAGATGACAAAATGTCAGACTGTGTTGCAGAGAAGAAAGATGAAACTTCTGATGTTGATGCTGTGAAAAGTGATGACCCAACTGAAGATGGAAAAGCAGAAGATGCTCCTGCTGATGTGTCTGCGGCTGACAAAAATGTTGGAGATgctttcatggtgaaagaggtgCCAATTGGGAAAGCAGCAGATGAAGCTGAAGCAACTGATAACGGGATCAACACCGATGAGATTAACCCTTGA